From the genome of Palaemon carinicauda isolate YSFRI2023 chromosome 6, ASM3689809v2, whole genome shotgun sequence, one region includes:
- the LOC137642922 gene encoding LWamide neuropeptides-like yields the protein MKQDNRLPGIGGRKQDNNLPGMGERKQDNSLQGMGERKQDNSLQGMGERKQDDSLQGMGERKQDNSLPGIGGRKQDNNLQGMGERKQNNSLQGMGERKQDNSLPGIGGRKQDNNLPGMG from the coding sequence ATGAAGCAGGATAACCGCCTTCCAGGGATCGGTGGAAGGAAGCAAGACAACAACCTTCCAGGGATGGGGGAAAGGAAGCAGGATAACAGCCTTCAAGGGATGGGGGAAAGGAAGCAGGATAACAGCCTTCAAGGGATGGGGGAAAGGAAGCAGGATGACAGCCTTCAAGGGATGGGGGAAAGGAAGCAGGATAACAGCCTTCCAGGGATCGGTGGAAGGAAGCAAGACAACAACCTTCAAGGGATGGGGGAAAGGAAGCAGAATAACAGCCTTCAAGGGATGGGGGAAAGGAAGCAGGATAACAGCCTTCCAGGGATCGGGGGAAGGAAGCAAGACAACAACCTTCCAGGGATGGGGTGA
- the LOC137642923 gene encoding LWamide neuropeptides-like translates to MKQDNRLPGIGGRKQDNNLPGMGERKQDNSLQRMGERKQDDSLPGIGGRKQDNNLPGMGERKQDNSLQGMGERKQDNSLQGMGERKQDDSLQGMGERKQDNSLPGIGGRKQDNNLQGMGERKQDNSLQGMGE, encoded by the coding sequence ATGAAGCAGGATAACCGCCTTCCAGGGATCGGTGGAAGGAAGCAAGACAACAACCTTCCAGGGATGGGGGAAAGGAAGCAGGATAACAGCCTTCAAAGGATGGGGGAAAGGAAGCAGGATGACAGCCTTCCAGGGATCGGTGGAAGGAAGCAAGACAACAACCTTCCAGGGATGGGGGAAAGGAAGCAGGATAACAGCCTTCAAGGGATGGGGGAAAGGAAGCAGGATAACAGCCTTCAAGGGATGGGGGAAAGGAAGCAGGATGACAGCCTTCAAGGGATGGGGGAAAGGAAGCAGGATAACAGCCTTCCAGGGATCGGTGGAAGGAAGCAAGACAACAACCTTCAAGGGATGGGGGAAAGGAAGCAGGATAACAGCCTTCAAGGGATGGGGGAATGA